From Danio rerio strain Tuebingen ecotype United States chromosome 7, GRCz12tu, whole genome shotgun sequence, the proteins below share one genomic window:
- the dapk2a gene encoding death-associated protein kinase 2a codes for MAVFKQQQVEDFFEIGEELGSGQFAIVKQCREKSSGRDFAAKFIKKRQSNASRRGVLREEIEREVNILQQIHHPNIVMLHDVFENKTDVVLILELVSGGELFDFLAQKESLSEEEATQFIKQILEGVHYLHSRNIAHFDLKPENIMLLDKNAPLPRIKLIDFGLAHKIAEGVEFKNIFGTPEFVAPEIVNYEPLGLEADMWSVGVITYILLSGASPFLGETKQDTLGNISAMNYEFDDEFFGHTSELAKNFIRQLLEKDTKKRLTIQDALNHAWIKSNEHKEDRNKAPERKRERRQLKTKRLKEYTIKSHSSMPPNNTYINFERFAQVEEDVSAMEGTFCQLASAHDSLQEDIDALVSIYNEKEMWYKEESESIRHELSQLRYEFRKVEAQRRGVHEEMRSVDASVNRVSEKYKERQSRFDALQKELCTELQWVQEVVGSFQVSFPNCSFSSVFNTDVNEALKELLNRSCGGDLLTGNNLDQQR; via the exons ATGGCTGTGTTCAAACAGCAGCAGGTCGAGGATTTCTTTGAGATTGGAGAGGAACTTGGGAG TGGGCAGTTTGCAATTGTAAAGCAGTGTCGTGAAAAGAGCTCGGGCCGGGATTTTGCTGCCAAGTTTATAAAGAAGCGTCAGAGTAATGCTAGCCGACGAGGTGTCCTGCGAGAAGAGATCGAGCGAGAGGTCAACATCCTACAGCAGATCCATCACCCCAATATTGTCATGCTGCACGACGTGTTTGAGAACAAAACAGATGTGGTGCTGATTTTGGAGCT GGTGTCTGGAGGAGAGCTTTTCGACTTTCTGGCACAGAAGGAGTCTTTAAGCGAGGAGGAAGCCACACAGTTTATCAAACAGATTTTAGAGGGCGTGCACTATTTGCACTCAAGGAATATTGCTCACTTTGACCTGAAG CCTGAAAACATCATGCTTCTGGATAAGAACGCGCCTCTGCCCCGAATCAAGCTCATTGATTTTGGCTTGGCGCACAAGATTGCTGAAGGGGTTgaatttaaaaacatctttggaACTCCAGAGTTTGTCG CTCCAGAAATTGTGAATTATGAACCACTGGGACTGGAAGCAGATATGTG GAGTGTTGGTGTTATCACATATATTCT GTTAAGCGGTGCGTCTCCTTTCCTAGGAGAAACAAAACAGGACACCCTGGGAAACATCTCGGCCATGAACTATGAGTTTGATGATGAATTCTTTGGCCACACCAGTGAGCTCGCCAAGAATTTTATACGACAACTGCTGGAAAAAGACACCAA AAAACGACTCACAATTCAAGATGCCTTAAACCATGCTTGGATCAAG TCTAACGAGCATAAGGAAGATCGTAATAAAGCCCCAGAGAGGAAGAGAGAGCGCAGGCAGCTGAAGACGAAGCGTCTCAAAGAGTACACCATCAAGTCCCACTCCAGCATGCCTCCGAACAACACCTACATCAACTTCGAGCGCTTCGCACAAGTGGAAGAGGACGTGTCGGCCATGGAGGGCACATTCTGCCAGCTGGCATCAGCCCACGATTCCCTGCAGGAGGACATCGATGCACTTGTGTCCATCTACAATGAGAAGGAGATGTGGTACAAAGAAGAAAGCGAAAGCATCAGGCATGAGCTGTCCCAGCTGCGCTATGAGTTTCGTAAAGTGGAAGCCCAGAGACGCGGCGTTCACGAAGAGATGAGGAGCGTGGATGCCAGTGTTAACAGAGTGAGCGAGAAATATAAGGAAAGACAGAGCCGTTTCGATGCTCTACAGAAGGAACTGTGCACTGAGCTGCAGTGGGTTCAGGAGGTGGTGGGTTCCTTTCAGGTCAGCTTCCCAAACTGTAGCTTTAGCAGCGTGTTTAATACTGATGTCAATGAAGCACTGAAAGAGCTGTTGAATAGATCCTGTGGAGGAGACCTGCTGACGGGCAACAACCTGGACCAGCAGAGATGA
- the dapk2a gene encoding death-associated protein kinase 2a isoform X1 yields MLHDVFENKTDVVLILELVSGGELFDFLAQKESLSEEEATQFIKQILEGVHYLHSRNIAHFDLKPENIMLLDKNAPLPRIKLIDFGLAHKIAEGVEFKNIFGTPEFVAPEIVNYEPLGLEADMWSVGVITYILLSGASPFLGETKQDTLGNISAMNYEFDDEFFGHTSELAKNFIRQLLEKDTKKRLTIQDALNHAWIKSNEHKEDRNKAPERKRERRQLKTKRLKEYTIKSHSSMPPNNTYINFERFAQVEEDVSAMEGTFCQLASAHDSLQEDIDALVSIYNEKEMWYKEESESIRHELSQLRYEFRKVEAQRRGVHEEMRSVDASVNRVSEKYKERQSRFDALQKELCTELQWVQEVVGSFQVSFPNCSFSSVFNTDVNEALKELLNRSCGGDLLTGNNLDQQR; encoded by the exons ATGCTGCACGACGTGTTTGAGAACAAAACAGATGTGGTGCTGATTTTGGAGCT GGTGTCTGGAGGAGAGCTTTTCGACTTTCTGGCACAGAAGGAGTCTTTAAGCGAGGAGGAAGCCACACAGTTTATCAAACAGATTTTAGAGGGCGTGCACTATTTGCACTCAAGGAATATTGCTCACTTTGACCTGAAG CCTGAAAACATCATGCTTCTGGATAAGAACGCGCCTCTGCCCCGAATCAAGCTCATTGATTTTGGCTTGGCGCACAAGATTGCTGAAGGGGTTgaatttaaaaacatctttggaACTCCAGAGTTTGTCG CTCCAGAAATTGTGAATTATGAACCACTGGGACTGGAAGCAGATATGTG GAGTGTTGGTGTTATCACATATATTCT GTTAAGCGGTGCGTCTCCTTTCCTAGGAGAAACAAAACAGGACACCCTGGGAAACATCTCGGCCATGAACTATGAGTTTGATGATGAATTCTTTGGCCACACCAGTGAGCTCGCCAAGAATTTTATACGACAACTGCTGGAAAAAGACACCAA AAAACGACTCACAATTCAAGATGCCTTAAACCATGCTTGGATCAAG TCTAACGAGCATAAGGAAGATCGTAATAAAGCCCCAGAGAGGAAGAGAGAGCGCAGGCAGCTGAAGACGAAGCGTCTCAAAGAGTACACCATCAAGTCCCACTCCAGCATGCCTCCGAACAACACCTACATCAACTTCGAGCGCTTCGCACAAGTGGAAGAGGACGTGTCGGCCATGGAGGGCACATTCTGCCAGCTGGCATCAGCCCACGATTCCCTGCAGGAGGACATCGATGCACTTGTGTCCATCTACAATGAGAAGGAGATGTGGTACAAAGAAGAAAGCGAAAGCATCAGGCATGAGCTGTCCCAGCTGCGCTATGAGTTTCGTAAAGTGGAAGCCCAGAGACGCGGCGTTCACGAAGAGATGAGGAGCGTGGATGCCAGTGTTAACAGAGTGAGCGAGAAATATAAGGAAAGACAGAGCCGTTTCGATGCTCTACAGAAGGAACTGTGCACTGAGCTGCAGTGGGTTCAGGAGGTGGTGGGTTCCTTTCAGGTCAGCTTCCCAAACTGTAGCTTTAGCAGCGTGTTTAATACTGATGTCAATGAAGCACTGAAAGAGCTGTTGAATAGATCCTGTGGAGGAGACCTGCTGACGGGCAACAACCTGGACCAGCAGAGATGA
- the sh2d7 gene encoding uncharacterized protein sh2d7 gives MLTMEQIEAAMYQKMKKSDRLNEEKMEGFTMEGGQKEQILQWFVETQAMFILSDGNFPRWFQGFISRQEAEDQLRDRDVGCFLIRLSEKAIGYILSYKGQDRCRHFVINQTKTGLFVVSGDSTTHNSLAELIDHFKITPIQPFGEYLTSYSTEMDTVEEDDGNELYDVVQNSPIVTSGVSVKALTSLWEQATNCPHNMAPVLPSKSNRKLTTSTSIDRNSLSQAMKIPSLPKKNAPLRNSLSAGLPGTNPSHEQHSITESRTSEHYSSQLWPTHHENGQSLTSNSYNPTPSMPQQPPPAPLMTASCSYAVLDPKKMHSGAGRMANMEETELQPNPLYQASTVAYAGLKNQPEVEYDNRANPNDNVLLAENLYQDVPEERDYNTYEHVPESNTYEDIPVKVSNMYASLDEIQTQTPNTLGKKNHKWWKLRLENKK, from the exons ATGCTCACAATGGAGCAAATAGAGGCAGCCATGTACCAGAAGATGAAGAAGTCGGACAGACTAAACGAGGAGAAAATGGAAGGATTCACCATGGAGGGAGGTCAGAAAGAGCAGATCCTCCAGTGGTTTGTGGAGACTCAGGCTATGTTCATCCTGTCTGATGGAAACTTTCCACGCTGGTTCCAAGGTTTCATCTCCAGACA GGAAGCAGAAGATCAGCTCAGAGACAGGGATGTTGGATGCTTCCTTATCAGACTCAGCGAGAAAGCCATTGGATATATTCTTTCATACAA AGGTCAGGATCGTTGTCGGCATTTTGTCATAAATCAAACGAAAACTGGCCTGTTTGTCGTTTCTGGTGATTCTACCACTCATAACAGTCTCGCAGAGCTGATTGACCACTTTAAAATCACACCGATCCAGCCTTTTGGAGAGTACCTGACTTCATACAGCACTGAGATGGACACCGTGGAAGAG GATGATGGAAACGAGCTTTATGATGTGGTTCAAAATAGTCCCATAGTTACATCAGGAGTGAGTGTAAAGGCTCTAACAAGTTTATGGGAACAAGCTACCAACTGCCCACACAACATGGCTCCTGTCCTGCCTTCTAAAAGCAATCGGAAGCTCACAACCTCCACCTCTATTGACAGGAACAGCCTGTCTCAG GCAATGAAAATCCCATCTCTGCCAAAGAAAAACGCACCACTTCGGAATTCTTTAAGCGCTGGTCTTCCTGGTACTAATCCTTCACATGAACAACACAGCATTACAGAATCAAGGACATCTGAGCACTACAGCTCTCAGTTATGGCCTACCCATCATGAAAACGGTCAGTCTTTAACTTCTAACTCCTATAATCCTACGCCCTCCATGCCTCAACAACCTCCTCCAGCTCCATTGATGACAGCCTCCTGTTCTTACGCTGTTCTTGACCCTAAAAAAATGCATTCTGGAGCTGGTCGAATGGCGAATATGGAAGAAACAGAACTACAGCCCAATCCACTCTATCAGGCCTCAACTGTTGCGTACGCTGGGCTGAAGAATCAACCTGAGGTTGAGTATGACAACCGTGCAAATCCCAATGACAACGTCCTTTTGGCAGAAAATCTTTATcaagacgtacctgaagagcgtgACTACAATACCTATGAACACGTACCTGAGAGCAACACCTACGAGGACATCCCAGTGAAAGTCAGCAACATGTACGCAAGCCTAGATGAGATTCAGACCCAAACACCGAACACGTTGGGGAAGAAG aATCATAAGTGGTGGAAACTTCGTCTGGAGAACAAGAAGTGA